DNA sequence from the Candidatus Kaistella beijingensis genome:
AAATTTAAGATTCAAGAAAATATCATCAATTATGCAAAAAAACGTTTATGCTGTTGGTCTCGTGTTGTTTATCGTAACGATGGTGCTCTTTTTCGTAATGTATTTTTTCGGGATGAACACCGATTATTTCAATAATTCACTTCTGGTCAATGCGTTCATACTTCCTGCTGTTTATTTGGCGGGAGCTTTTATTTCCGTAAATTCTGTTAAAAAATTGGGAATCCCGATGGGATTTCGTGATGCTTTCGGGAGAGCTTTCAAGCCCATGTTCCTTGGTGGAATTCTATCCGTTCTAAGTATTTTTGCTTTCTTGAATTTTATAGACAGAGATGCAAAAGATTTACTCAATTTTCAATACATCGAAAGACAGAAAACGGAGCTCAACAACGAATATCAGAAGGCGAAACTGACATCGAAAACTGATGAAGAAAAAGCAGAACTGGATAAAAATTATCAAAACCGACTTCAAAGCTTTTCCCCTGAAATGATTAAGGATAAAGACATGTTCAGCTTTCGACAGTTCACTTATTATTTCGGTGCGATTATGGTTTTTTACGTTATTTTATCGACATTTTTTGGAAGTTTTTTCAGGAGTAAAACTTTAGAGTAAATCATAATTTGTAAATTTGAACAACAAAACCAAAAAATCATTTTGAACAATTTAAACCTCTCCATCATCATTCCGCTTCTCAACGAAGAAGAATCTCTTGAAGAACTTTTTTCAAGAATCGATAAAGTCTGTAAAACCAATCACCTTTCTTATGAAATTTGGTTTGTTGACGACGGAAGCACCGATTTGTCATGGAGCATCATTGAGAATCTAAAAATTCAACACCCCCAAATTCACGGAATTAAATTTTCTAGAAATTACGGAAAATCGCAAGCTTTACACGCCGCTTTCGAAAAAGCCAACGGTGAAGTCGTAATTACGATGGATGCAGATTTGCAGGACTTTCCAGAAGAAATTCCCGAATTGTATTCCATGGTTAAAAACGAAAATTATGACATCGTTTCAGGCTGGAAAAAGAAACGTTTTGACAATGTCATGACGAAAAATTTGCCATCAAAATTGTTCAATTCGGCGGCGAGAAAACTTTCGGGTGTAGAACTTCATGACTTTAATTGTGGTTTAAAAGCGTACAAAAAACAAGTGGTAAAATCCATCGATGTTTATGGCGACATGCACCGATATATTCCCGTTTTAGCGGCAAATGCAGGCTTCAGAAGAATTACGGAAAAACCGGTGCAACATCAAGCAAGACCTTATGGAACCTCAAAATTCGGGACAGAAAGATTTGTCCGCGGATTTCTGGATTTGGTTACGCTCTGGTTTGTAAGCCGTTTCGGAGGAAGACCGATGCACTTTTTCGGCGCAGTGGGAACTTTGATGTTCATTATCGGATTTCTATCCGCACTTTGGTTGGGGATTTCAAAACTGATTGATGTTTCTAAGGGAATTTATGGACATTTAATTACCAACAATCCGTGGTTTTTTATCGCTTTGACGATGATGATTTTGGGAACTTTGCTTTTCATTGCAGGATTTTTGGGCGAAATGATTATTCGAACAACGAGGGAGAGTAAGAATTATCATATTGAGGAAATTATTTAAAAGTCATGAAATTTAACGATATTGATTTCAACAAATGGAAAGAAGAAGACATCAATGTTGATAGTCTTTGGATTTATAATGAACGTGAAAAATCGGGAAAACATAAAAATCACTATCATGGAAATTTCATCCCACAAATTCCGAAACAATTAATAAAACGGTTTACAAAAAAAGGTGATATTGTATTTGAACCTTTTATGGGAAGCGGAACAACACTTTTTGAGTGCGAAAATTTAGAAAGGAAATATATTGGTTTTGACATTAATTCTGAGATTATTGAGTATGTTAATAAAAATATGGAGGATTCTGATTCTTCAAAATATTTCATCACAGAAAATGATTCCACAAATGGAAATCAGTCTGCAGAAAATCTAAATTTTGGTCTTGGAAAGTTTGGTAAGCAGAAATTTCAATTGGCAATTTTGCATCCTCCATATTGGGATATTATTAAATTTTCAAATAACGAAAAGGATTTGTCTAATGCAAAAACATTGGAAGAATTTTTATCTTTAATGAAAACCTCGATTCAAATTTCATATGATTTTTTGGAAAAAGAGAGGTATTTTGCAATCGTAATTGGCGATGCTTATAAAAACAAGGAAATACTGCCATTGAGTTTTTATATGTTGCATCTTGTGAAGAAAAATTTTGATGTTTTGCTAAAAGGAATTATTATAAAAAATATTGAAGGAAATCGCGGGAAGATTGGTGCAAATAATATTTGGAAATATAGGGCGATGAAAAGTGATTATTATATTTTCAAACACGAATATATTTTGGTTTTTAAAAAGCAATAATGGCAACACATATTTTTACTGTTAATGAAAAAACTTTTAAAATTCATTTAAATTACATGTTTGCTGGAACAGGTAAAGATGGATCAGCACATCAATCGGGTGCATTGGCAGATATCTCTGGAATTAGAAAGGGTGATAATGTTTGTTTTTACGTGATGAATAAGGGTTTTTTTGGTTTTTTTAAAGTTAAAGATAGTCCATTTTATGAAGGAGTAGAAAATCAATATTTACATGAAGAATTAGGCAAGAATCTAACTTATAGAGTTTTAATTGAACCATATAAAGTTTTTGAAAAAGCCAAATCTGAATGGGATGTAATGGAAAATCCAGATTTCATTAAAGATCATTCAATTTATAATATGCAATGGGGGTGGATTTTCAAGAAACTTAATGCTAATAGAGGTTGTTTATCTATAGATAGCTATGAATCTATGTTACTAGAAAACATAATAGAGCAAGAAAACAGAATTCTTGAAAATGTCAGTAATTATAATTATGAAGATGGAATAATAAAACGTAATGAAAAAAAAATTTATGAAGGTATTACAAATAGAAAAATTAGAAATTTCCCCAATATTATCAAAATTGAAGAAGACTTAAGAATTTTATTTACTAGTGAGGGAAATAATAATGACCTTCTTAATATTGTTTTAGAGCCACAGCAAAATGGAAAAATAAACTTTATTTCAAATGAAGTAATATGCTCATTTAGTGAGCGTAAACTTGATTTAGTTTTAGGAACCGAAAAACAATTTTGTTTATTAATTGAACTTAAAAATAAATTTGTATTTGATAAAAGCATTTATAATCAGCTGAAAGAATATTCAAGGTGGATTTCTGCCTACAAAATGCATTATGAAAAAATAATTCCAATTCTAATAATTAGGGAGGC
Encoded proteins:
- a CDS encoding glycosyltransferase family 2 protein — encoded protein: MNNLNLSIIIPLLNEEESLEELFSRIDKVCKTNHLSYEIWFVDDGSTDLSWSIIENLKIQHPQIHGIKFSRNYGKSQALHAAFEKANGEVVITMDADLQDFPEEIPELYSMVKNENYDIVSGWKKKRFDNVMTKNLPSKLFNSAARKLSGVELHDFNCGLKAYKKQVVKSIDVYGDMHRYIPVLAANAGFRRITEKPVQHQARPYGTSKFGTERFVRGFLDLVTLWFVSRFGGRPMHFFGAVGTLMFIIGFLSALWLGISKLIDVSKGIYGHLITNNPWFFIALTMMILGTLLFIAGFLGEMIIRTTRESKNYHIEEII
- a CDS encoding DUF4199 domain-containing protein; amino-acid sequence: MQKNVYAVGLVLFIVTMVLFFVMYFFGMNTDYFNNSLLVNAFILPAVYLAGAFISVNSVKKLGIPMGFRDAFGRAFKPMFLGGILSVLSIFAFLNFIDRDAKDLLNFQYIERQKTELNNEYQKAKLTSKTDEEKAELDKNYQNRLQSFSPEMIKDKDMFSFRQFTYYFGAIMVFYVILSTFFGSFFRSKTLE
- a CDS encoding DNA methyltransferase, encoding MKFNDIDFNKWKEEDINVDSLWIYNEREKSGKHKNHYHGNFIPQIPKQLIKRFTKKGDIVFEPFMGSGTTLFECENLERKYIGFDINSEIIEYVNKNMEDSDSSKYFITENDSTNGNQSAENLNFGLGKFGKQKFQLAILHPPYWDIIKFSNNEKDLSNAKTLEEFLSLMKTSIQISYDFLEKERYFAIVIGDAYKNKEILPLSFYMLHLVKKNFDVLLKGIIIKNIEGNRGKIGANNIWKYRAMKSDYYIFKHEYILVFKKQ